Part of the Lucilia cuprina isolate Lc7/37 chromosome 5, ASM2204524v1, whole genome shotgun sequence genome is shown below.
TGTACTTTTGAAAGGTActaagaaaaaaaaggaaacaaaaaaactcgtgggcctttgaaaaaagttttcgaaacaacataaattgcataaaagtacaacttttttttaaattaaattaaaataaacgcTATGTTAAATTAGGTTTAAATTTCGATGTACGTTTTATTGGTTTCTATAACCAATTACGGCCACCACGTcatatgttgttttcttttttggcaTCTTCACTTTTAGCAGGTTCTTCACTTTCTGTTGTATCCACTAAAATAAAGAGAAAGAaacgtttaatatttaatttttttggtaacaaaattatttgaaaaaaattgctcACTTTTTTCTTTATCATCTTGAGCTTCGGTATTCTCTGTTACTTTACCATCTTTTTCTAGACGTGGCCTTTTCCTTTGACCCTTATAGGAACGTTGATCTCGTCGGCCGCCTTCTCCCTCATCTTCTGAATCGGAGAATTCATTATCGGGCACTATACGTTTATCTTTATCGGCCTGTGTTATGCGTTCATCTTTGTCGGCCTTATCTTCATCATCGGTCTCATCATTGATGGCATCTTCTGGTATGGTTTGTATTTGAACACCGGGGGCATGAGGTAACATACGTAAGTTTTCAAAAAgtctaataaattttgaaaaaaaaaaaaaaaaaatattaaaaaatagttttatttttaattttaataccaCTCACCTATTTCtgattttttccaaatattctGTAGTATTCTGATTTGTCATATTACTGGGACTGATGTGTAGTTTAAAATCGGGTCCGAAATATTCGAAATAATCATTATAGGGCAGTTCATTGGCAATTTCTACACCCAACGCTACTGATGTCTCATAAGTCCAGCAACGTGATACATTACGTATGGTATAACCACCACCGCCCACCATTAGGAACGGTAAATtgtatttcttaacaaaatccACACAGCGTCCATGACCCTTAACGGTCAAATTAAAGCAACCCAAACGATCTCCTGTTAAAGAATCAGCACCACATTGTAAAACCACGGCAGCTGGTTGGAAAGTTTCCATTACTTTGGATATAATAGGTTGGAATATGGACTCGTAGGCTTCATCATCCATGCCATCACGTAAAGGTATATTGACAGCATAGTATTTACCCTTGCCCGCCCCAATATCACGTAAATCTCCTGTTCCGGGAAAATATTCACCATATTTATGGAAACTAACAGTCATGACACGATCAGTTGTATAGAAAGCCTCCTCCACACCATCACCATGATGTACATCAATATCAATATACAAAACACGCTGATGATACTTTAGTAATTCCAATATGCCCAAAACAATATCGTTAACATAGCAAAAACCAGATGCTTCTGATTTTTTAGCATGATGCAAACCACCACCCCAATTGATACAAATCTCTGAGGCCTGTTTATTAAGTTTAACAGCTGCCGCTACTGAACCACCGGCGGAAAGTTGACAGAACTCATAGAGACCATCGAAGACGGGACAATCTTCACCAACATTAAATCTTtgcatttgtttgttgtattctGTCATGTTGTCCGGGCGTATGGAACGTAAGAAACGTACATATTCATCCGAATGGAATTTGGTCATTTCATCGGCTGTGGCTTTATGAGGACGCTAAAAAGGTATAGAAAGGAAAGAATTATAacacatgtttttttatttagactTAAAGTTGTAATGTTGAATTGAAGATTGGTGTTCcggaatagaaatttttttgttacaaaaaccgCTAGAAACGCTCAAACTTAATGAATATAGACTAGCAGTTTTAGACGATATTCATAAAGACACGATATATAGCTCTTATTGCAGACTGAACATAACCTTCATAACCATTCCCCGACAGCCGGTTATACGTACCggaatgaatcgaaatttttcggccaagggctgtcaaccacagcaacaacaactacacagCTAATGTTGGTCAAATGTGTCAGTTTAGATGCAAAGAAGAGTCTTCAAGTCAATGTGGTGATATTGTCATATGGACTGCAGCTCCGGCAAACTATATTGCTAGCCACATTGACAGTGAGGCTTTGCAGATAACTTATTAACTAATGCTTCTGCAACTTTATAATCAGTCGGAGAGATGCTGCCATGTGGAAAAGACTTATATACGGACAAAGGAGTCTATTGTAAAAATATCAACTGCATTGCCGCCGGGGAGATACCGCCAAGTGGAAAAGActtattttatatggaaaaaggaGTTTATACTAAAAATGTATCTTCCGGCTGTTCCGGCAACTACCTAAAGCCTACCTAGCCTTACTAAACTAAACACTGAAAGTAGCCCAAGCCATCTGGGCAATCGCCAAATACTACGGAACAGcccaactttaacatcacacagttggatgctcccccgaggcatgtcaggaaggaccttcgtgtatacgaagagagcatacgaagttatgttcaggatcccttag
Proteins encoded:
- the LOC111678592 gene encoding histone deacetylase HDAC1, whose translation is MQSATKKRVCYYYDSDIGNYYYGQGHPMKPHRIRMTHNLLLNYGLYRKMEIYRPHKATADEMTKFHSDEYVRFLRSIRPDNMTEYNKQMQRFNVGEDCPVFDGLYEFCQLSAGGSVAAAVKLNKQASEICINWGGGLHHAKKSEASGFCYVNDIVLGILELLKYHQRVLYIDIDVHHGDGVEEAFYTTDRVMTVSFHKYGEYFPGTGDLRDIGAGKGKYYAVNIPLRDGMDDEAYESIFQPIISKVMETFQPAAVVLQCGADSLTGDRLGCFNLTVKGHGRCVDFVKKYNLPFLMVGGGGYTIRNVSRCWTYETSVALGVEIANELPYNDYFEYFGPDFKLHISPSNMTNQNTTEYLEKIRNRLFENLRMLPHAPGVQIQTIPEDAINDETDDEDKADKDERITQADKDKRIVPDNEFSDSEDEGEGGRRDQRSYKGQRKRPRLEKDGKVTENTEAQDDKEKMDTTESEEPAKSEDAKKENNI